One window of the Cryptococcus gattii WM276 chromosome E, complete sequence genome contains the following:
- a CDS encoding Hypothetical protein (Hypothetical Protein; CNE01900) — protein MATNPDSRPLPDGWVQQFNSEHQAWFYVNTKAPGGPASQWTHPADDQPTYAPPPGNPPSKTSTPFAPADDKSRGASEPYYQSSTPQPSGLQQAPYQPASQSASPGPQSQQEKKRGIGGFFSKLSGNNKPSGYQQGYGQAYPQQQQYGAYPQQQYGYAQQPMYQQQPMYQQQPMYAQRPQRAGMGAGGAAALGVGGGLLGGMLIGDMISDSQHDAYMDGYQDGDMGDMGGGDFGGDF, from the exons ATGGCCACCAATCCTGATAGCCGCCCACTTCCTGATGGATGGGTCCAGCA GTTTAATAGCGAGCATCAAGCGTGGTTCTATGTCAATACAAAAGCTCCTGGCGGTCCCGCCAGTCAATGGACTCA CCCTGCGGATGACCAACCAACATATGCACCACCGCCAGGAAACCCTCCTTCCAAAACATCCACGCCTTTTGCTCCTGCCGATGATAAATCTCGTGGAGCTTCTGAACCTTACTATCAGTCTTCCACTCCTCAGCCCTCGGGTCTTCAGCAAGCTCCTTATCAGCCAGCCTCTCAATCTGCTTCTCCGGGACCACAAAGTCAGCAAGAGAAGAAACGAGGCATTGGAGGATTCTTTTCCAAGCTTAGTGGAAACAATAAACCCTCGGGCTATCAGCAGGGCTACGGTCAAGCTTATCCCCAGCAGCAGCAATATGGAGCATACCCGCAGCAACAATATGGGTATGCTCAACAGCCCATGTACCAGCAACAGCCTATGTATCAGCAACAGCCCATGTATGCTCAACGGCCTCAGAGGGCAGGGATGGGTGCTGGCGGAGCC GCGGCACTTGGAGTAGGAGGTGGTCTTCTAGGTGGTATGCTCATTGGTGATATGATCAGTGATTCGCAGCATGATGCGTATATGGACGGATATCAAGATGGCGACATGGGTGACATGGGAGGTGGTGACTTTGGCGGCGATTTCTGA
- a CDS encoding UDP-N-acetylglucosamine transporter, putative (Similar to TIGR gene model, INSD accession AAW43527.1), producing MADPGLISSFLQTTAGEWFMILSLVFGGCCSNVWALEGVLKDHPKSGTFLTFSQFVFVALQNLSSQVELARSKSGVIYPKLKTRNVPLKRWIIQVILFFAVSLMNNYAFGLKIPVTLHIIFRSGGLCVSMIVGRVIGKRRYSIAQMLAGLLITIGIIIATLSAPHRQSPRSSDTVSTTAESTGQPTSWMAHERDYLAGIALLAGALFLSALLGLYQEHTYRMYGKQWKEALFYGHFLSLPLFTPFYSDLIQTYNAYTSSPSLTLLSIPRPSASLFPALFTETPTSFSSAKYFDWHELLIPSAMFALALNLITQGLCVRGVNRLTTRVNSVTVNMVLTVRKAVSLVISVWYYGSGVTWSLVIGGGMVLLGTILYSLAPGPKGLGPSPSDRDKSIPTPKTETSSRPRPILVEQKKGDGDAIGDQWEDITKAGNDSNLQSDPLVSAGLRYRQSPMEGSAMEKNATKSR from the exons ATGGCAGATCCAGGCCTCATATCCTCGTTTCTGCAGACTACTGCAGGCGAATGGTTCATGATCCTCTCTCTCGTCTTCGGTGGCTGCTGCTC AAACGTATGGGCACTAGAAGGCGTACTAAAAGACCATCCCAAGTCTG GTACGTTTCTTACATTCTCCCAATTTGTCTTTGTCGCTCTTCAGAACCTTTCATCGCAAGTCGAGCTGGCTCGAAGCAAATCAGGAGTGATTTATCCCAAGCTCAAGACAAGAAATGTACCTTTGAAACGTTGGATAATACAGGTCATCCTATTCTTTGCCGTCAGCTTGA TGAATAATTACGCGTTTGGATTGAAG ATCCCAGTAACCCTTCACATCATTTTTCGGAGCGGTG GTCTGTGTGTATCGATGATTGTTGGGAGAGTGATCGGGAAGCGGAGATATTCAATAGCTCAAATG CTCGCTGGATTGCTCATCACCATTGGCATCATCATCGCTACCCTTTCCGCCCCACATCGACAATCGCCCCGATCAAGTGATACTGTATCAACTACGGCTGAATCAACCGGCCAACCAACTTCTTGGATGGCCCATGAACGGGATTACCTGGCAGGCATAGCTCTCCTTGCCGGTGCTCTGTTTCTATCTGCACTCCTAGGGCTGTACCAGGAGCATACTTATCGTATGTATGGGAAGCAATGGAAAGAAGCATTGTTCTATGGC CACTTTCTCTCACTTCCTCTCTTTACCCCGTTCTACTCTGATCTCATCCAAACATACAACGCCTATACCTCCTCGCCATCTCTCACTTTACTATCCATTCCTCGACCTTCCgcttctctcttccctgCCCTCTTCACTGAAACGCCAacttctttctcttccgCCAAATACTTTGACTGGCACGAGCTTCTCATTCCTTCTGCCATGTTTGCTCTCGCGCTCAACCTCATCACTCAAGGTCTCTGTGTTAGGGGGGTGAACAGGTTGACGACGAGGGTGAATTCAGTGACGGTGAACATGGTATTGACGGTGCGGAAAGCGGTCAGTTTGGTTATCAGTGTTTGGTACTATGGGAGTGGAGTGACGTGGAGCTTGGTCATCGGGGGTGGGATGGTGTTGT TGGGCACGATTCTCTACTCCCTTGCCCCTGGTCCCAAAGGTCTAGGACCATCCCCTTCGGACAGGGATAAGTCAATACCAACACCAAAGACCGAAACCTCATCACGACCTCGGCCTATCCTTGTTGAGCAGAAAAAGGGCGACGGCGATGCCATCGGGGATCAGTGGGAGGATATCACCAAGGCAGGGAATGATTCAAATTTGCAGTCTGATCCTCTGGTATCAGCCGGTCTGAGGTATCGCCAAAGCCCTATGGAAGGGTCCGCCATGGAAAAAAATGCAACGAAAAGCCGATAA
- a CDS encoding C14orf127-like protein (Similar to TIGR gene model, INSD accession AAW43519.1), with product MSLPACARMKTRSYGIPRRNPNPPPTIPRRGAPPQKSKIRGVKQVVVVASGKGGVGKSTVAANLALSLLNTSPFDRAPKVGLLDLDIFGPSVPKLMGLENAGDPRLSDENKLLPLQNHGVKSMSIGYLLPPNPENDSPVVWRGMMVMKAVQQLLFDVDWTSPSVTGSKEDLDVLVIDMPPGTGDVQLSLGQLVAVDGAVIVSTPQDVALIDARKGVGMFNKVSIPIIGLLLNMSHFTCTTCTTPHELFGSSAKFEKAAKDLKLEVLGEQTPTGDIGRGRSATNDETSRQ from the exons ATGTCTCTGCCAGCGTGCGCTCGCATGAAAACCCGCTCGTAC GGTATCCCAAGACGCAACCCGAACCCGCCTCCTACCATCCCCAGAAGAGGAGCACCTCCCCAGAAATCTAAAATAAGAGGTGTCAAGCAAGTCGTCGTCGTCGCAAGCGGTAAAGGAGGAGTGGGCAAAAGTACTGTGGCTG CCAATCTCGCTCTCTCTTTGCTCAATACTTCTCCATTCGACCGAGCACCAAAGGTCGGACTACTTGATCTAGACATATTTGGGCCATCAGTACCAAAATTGATGGGTTTGGAGAATGCCGGTGATCCAAGACTTAGCGATG aaaacaaaCTCTTGCCATTACAAAATCATGGAGTCAAATCTATGTCTATAGGCTACCTTCTCC CTCCCAACCCTGAAAATGACTCTCCCGTCGTCTGGCGAGGTatgatggtgatgaaaGCTGTCCAACAATTACTTTTTGACGTCGACTGGACATCTCCCAGTGTGACTGGAAGCAAGGAAGATTTAGACGTGCTGGTGATCGATATGCCCCCCGGAACGGGCGATGTGCAGTTGAGTCTCGGACAGTTGGTTGCTGTCGACG GCGCGGTCATCGTTTCCACACCTCAAGACGTCGCTCTAATTGATGCTAGAAAAGGTGTGGGCATGTTCAACAAGGTTTCCATACCG ATAATCGGCTTATTACTCAACATGTCACATTTCACCTGCACGACATGTACGACACCTCACGAACTGTTCGGGAGCTCAGCCAAATTCGAAAAAGCAGCAAAGGATTTAAAACTAGAAGTCCTAGGTGA GCAAACTCCCACTGGTGACATCG gaaggggaagaagtGCGACAAACGATGAGACAAGTCGGCAGTAA
- a CDS encoding mitogen-activated protein kinase kinase, putative (Similar to TIGR gene model, INSD accession AAW43521.1), with protein sequence MDNTLAPSIGKKPGGARPNPGSRPESGGPARPSGAGDVPRLIIPPGNVPGIHVDQAGEGGWHQPASLPSLALRPMRPSPTPSSSSRPKLSLTPLTPNALASSSSAPSSASLAPPNRPALLNTHSARGYGEKSTPSLKLSIPGVSSAGPGYSTENYYPLEQPDDIDALSSELKTPTPGRPPGGGLNLSLSSLSLASSEDANPTLQARGRDYDDGESSYGYGCVGNGLIGPGGDVISAMTEDIRQALSRNRFETGSDRGGARSRAGSLMSESSQATAGRDRSDSASLYSSASRRESPSASLSGGSARQSLELPRGAAEELNEQKESPLFDPEELMMIKRLGEGTGGSVDLVQDRATGRIMAKKVITRTSNPMVHKQLLRELEILNSCASPFIVEHYGSFLADHDSSIGILMEYCEAGSLDSLLGKMKKKNMRCSEHVLGRVASSVLKGLDYLHQRRIIHRDIKPSNILITRQGAVKLCDFGVSGELVESLAGTFTGTSFYMAPERIQNKPYSIKADVWSLGMTLHEIAHLRFPFPPEGENQSVAPIELLSYIVTAPVPVMIDDPSVGRAWSEPIKDFMGQCLIRSGTDRPYPWQLLQHPFIVASEAKKVNMAKWVAALCDWPLL encoded by the exons ATGGATAATACTCTTGCGCCATCTATAGGCAAGAAGCCAGGAGGCGCCAGACCCAATCCTGGCAGTCGACCTGAAAGCGGTGGGCCCGCCAGGCCAAGCGGGGCCGGTGACGTGCCAAGACTCATTATACCTCCAGGCAACGTCC CCGGTATACATGTTGACCAAGCAGGCGAGGGAGGATGGCATCAGCCCGCCTCTCTCCCCTCTCTTGCTCTCCGCCCAATGCGCCCTTCTCCAACTccttcatcgtcatctcGCCCTAAACTGTCCCTGACCCCGCTTACACCAAACGCTCTTGCTTCGTCAAGCTCTGCTCCTTCTTCGGCGTCCCTAGCTCCCCCCAATAGGCCAGCACTGCTGAACACTCATTCTGCTAGAGGATATGGGGAGAAAAGCACACCAAGCTTGAAACTTTCTATTCCTGGAGTCAGCTCCGCCGGACCAGGTTACTCTACCGAGAATTACTATCCTCTTGAGCAGCCGGATGATATTGACGCTCTGTCCTCGGAACTGAAAACGCCGACGCCTGGACGTCCTCCTGGAGGAGGCTTGAATCTAAGTCTGTCTTCTCTCTCACTTGCATCATCTGAAGATGCGAATCCCACACTACAAGCTCGCGGGAGGGACTATGATGACGGAGAATCGTCGTATGGTTACGGGTGTGTGGGTAACGGCCTGATTGGACCTGGAGGCGATGTGATCAGTGCCATGACGGAGGATATTAGACAAGCATTATCTCGAAACCGGTTTGAAACTGGATCCGACAGAGGTGGGGCGAGGAGTCGAGCAGGTAGCTTGATGAGCGAGAGTAGCCAGGCTACAGCAGGACGTGATAGATCAGACTCGGCGTCATTGTATAGCTCAGCTTCAAGGCGTGAATCACCGTCTGCTAGCCTATCGGGGGGATCTGCTAGGCAAAGTCTGGAATTACCCCGAGGAGCAGCAGAAGAGCTGAACGAGCAGAAGGAATCGCCCCTATTCGATCCTGAAGAGTTAATGATGATCAAGAGGCTTGGTGAAGGGACTGGTGGCTCGGTGGATCTGGTACAGGACCGTGCCACAGGTCGCATCATGGCCAAGAAG GTCATCACCCGAACATCAAACCCTATGGTGCACAAGCAGCTCCTTCGTGAACTAGAGATTCTTAATTCCTGCGCTTCGCCGTTTATTGTGGAACATTATGGATCTTTCTTGGCCGACCATGATTCCTCAATAGGAATTCTTATGGAGTACTGCGAAGCCGGCAGTCTGGATAGCCTTCtgggaaagatgaagaagaagaatatGAGGTGTTCTGAACATGTCCTCGGTAGAGTTGCTTCTTCAGTGCTGAAAGGTCTCGACTATCTCCACCAAAGGCGGATCATCCATCGAGATATCAAACCCTCCAACATCCTCATCACTCGACAGGGAGCCGTCAAACTGTGTGACTTTGGAGTCAGTGGAGAGCTGGTAGAGTCTTTGGCAGGGACTTTCACTGGGACAAGCTTCTACATGGCC CCTGAAAGAATACAAAACAAGCCTTATTCAATCAAAGCCGACGTTTGGTCTCTTGGTATGACCTTGCACGAGATCGCCCATCTTCGTTTCCCCTTTCCTCCCGAAGGCGAAAATCAATCAGTCGCACCTATAGAGTTATTATCATACATTGTGACCGCGCCAGTACCGGTAATGATCGATGATCCAAGTGTGGGAAGGGCGTGGAGCGAGCCTATCAAAGATTTCATGGGTCAATG TTTGATAAGATCGGGAACAGATAGACCCTACCCTTGGCAACTACTGCAACATCCCTTCATTGTTGCCAGTGAAGCTAAGAAGGTAAACATGGCAAAATGGGTAGCAGCCCTTTGTGACTGGCCTCTATTAtag
- a CDS encoding transmembrane transporter Liz1p, putative (Similar to TIGR gene model, INSD accession AAW43513.1), translating into MSFLSKFQIKLGTIFWGKPPADPKERKLLLKLDLVILTYVCLSYLDRANLANAYTTGMKEDVGFKGNDYTYANSMFTAGYVIGQWPSALILSSGRISPRFWFPFSMLAWGLCTLGLTWVKTPQQVWGIRFVQALFEASTFSGTHYILGSWYKDGELGKRSAVFATAAQCGTLFSGIMQGAIMTNLDGKNGFKGWQWLYIIDFIITIPIAIYGFLMFPGSPQTTKAFWLTEEERALCVHRLPQAEHHKMTFKTLGKSVKRLVTTWRWYLFTILFTLSATAFEKVGVYTEFNLWLKAAGYNTRQISYYPSIFTATAIVSTYFLTVISDATRNRFIVNPIMYLAVFISSVMLLNWDHLNKGAHWFAYIIGGFGYAGQASNFAWANEMCRDDDVVRSLTLFSMNLFSNIWNLWYQIVAWPVVEAPRFRNGQIATLVTGAASVGVALAIVYCSRRWPPAISKADLDLERESMAEGEKSTSKDEEAGVSVEGVTH; encoded by the exons ATGAGTTTCTTAAGCAAATTTCAGATCAAACTGGGAACGATATTCTGGGGGAAGCCTCCTGCAGACCCCAAAGAACGTAAGCTTTTGCTGAAATTGGATCTGGTTATCTTGACCTACGTCTGCTTGTCTT ATTTGGACAGAGCGAATCTTGCCAACGCG TACACTACCGGCATGAAAGAAGATGTAGGCT TCAAAGGTAACGATTATACGTACGCGAACTCCATGTTCACGGCTGGTTATGTCATTGGCCAATGGCCCTCTGCGCTCATTCTCTCCTCTGGCCGCATTTCACCAAGATTCTGGTTCCCCTTTAGCATGCTTGCATGGGGACTGTGTACTCTTGGTTTGACGT GGGTCAAAACTCCTCAACAGGTCTGGGGCATTAGGTTTGTGCAAGCATTGTTCGAAGCATCCACATTCAGTGGTACTCAT TATATCCTTGGCTCCTGGTACAAAGATGGAGAGCTGGGTAAACGTTCCGCCGTC TTCGCAACTGCTGCTCAATGCGGCACCTTGTTTTCTGGGATTATGCAAGGCGCAATCATGACCAATTTGGATGGTAAAAATGGGTTCAAAGGTTGGCAGTGGCTGTATATCATTGACTTCATTATTACTATTCCAATCG CCATCTATGGATTTCTGATGTTCCCTGGTTCCCCCCAAACTACTAAGGCTT TCTGGCTTACTGAAGAAGAACGAGCGCTCTGTGTTCATCGTTTGCCTCAGGCTGAACATCATAAAATGACTTTTAAGACCTTGGGTAAATCTGTCAAGAGACTCGTTACCACCTGGAGGTGGTATCTATTCACCATCCTGTTTACCCTATCCGCCACAGCATTCGAGAAGGTTGGGGTATACACAGAATTCAACTTGTGGCTCAAGGCTGCTGGATACAACACCAGACAGA TTTCTTACTATCCTTCTATCTTTACTGCAACTGCCATCGTATCCACATATTTCCTCACAGTTATCTCCGATGCTACGCGTAACCGTTTCATCGTCAACCCTATTATGTATCTTGCGGTCTTCATCTCATCGGTGATGCTGCTCAACTGGGACCACCTCAACAAAGGTGCTCACTGGTTTGCCTATATCATCGGAGGCTTTGGCTACGCGGGGCAAGCAAGCAATTTTGCTTGGGCGAATGAGATGTGCAGGGATGACGATGTGGTGAGATCGTTGACTCTATTTTCCATGAACT TGTTCTCTAACATTTGGAATCTGTGGTATCAAATTGTGGCATGGCCTGTCGTCGAAGCACCCCGTTTCCGAAACGGCCAAATTGCCACTTTGGTCACGGGTGCGGCATCCGTCGGTGTTGCTCTTGCCATTGTCTACTGCTCCAGAAGGTGGCCACCTGCTATTTCCAAAGCGGACTTGGATCTGGAACGTGAGAGCATGGCTGAAGGCGAGAAGAGTACAAGTAAGGACGAAGAGGCAGGAGTCAGCGTTGAAGGCGTTACTCATTAG
- a CDS encoding uncharacterized protein (Similar to TIGR gene model, INSD accession AAW43523.1) encodes MAPVLPLPEYFTLLLYLAILLIAAFISLPHSTSYFLSAPLAQSSSADRPEHPFLTPITSRPLITMAWDVIGVGMIMFWWGGKMKGWWEGKPASRKQEVVGESDMEERTSRTTKMFARFKEAGMATAGMTGIYFLFLFLMGAPLNSHFSHSLLLALHLSILTVWTPVYSLGIPSMYDQGIFARFRMTRLFCQFEPENPIERALVYPVIGTFVGAWIGAIPIALDWDRPWQSYPLTVAFASILGFIVGGFASWTHSVGEDMYEEVSAEGNVKENEKMGKKKKNKKKKSIAA; translated from the exons ATGGCCCCCGTCCTCCCCCTCCCGGAGTACTTCACCCTCCTCCTATATCTCGCCATCCTACTCATCGCGGCGTTCATATCCCTCCCACACTCCACATCCTACTTCCTCTCCGCTCCCCTCGCCCAGTCGTCCTCGGCAGACAGACCAGAACACCCATTCCTCACCCCTATAACGTCACGGCCACTCATCACTATGGCTTGGGATGTTATCGGAGTGGGGATGATCATGTTCTGGTGGGGAGGAAAGATGAAGGGCTGGTGGGAGGGTAAGCCAGCTTCCAGGAAACAAGAGGTCGTCGGTGAAAGCGATATGGAGGAAAGGACAAGCAGAACCACAAAGATGTTTGCGAGGTTCAAAGAAGCCGGGATGGCCACCGCAGGAATGACTGGCATTTACTTTCTGTTCCTTTTCCTCATGGGAGCTCCTCTAAACAG CCATTTCTCtcactctcttcttttGGCTTTACATCTGTCCATACTCACAGTGTGGACACCAGTGTACTCTTTGGGTATCCCGTCAATGTACGACCAAGGGATCTTTGCCCGATTCCGTATGACTCGTCTCTTCTGCCAGTTCGA GCCCGAGAATCCCATAGAACGTGCGCTCGTCTACCCTGTTATTGGGACGTTTGTTGGTGCATGGATTGGCGCCATTCCCATAGCACTTGACTGGGACCGTCCTTGGCAAAGCTACCCACTGACGGTGGCGTTCGCTTCCATCCTTGGCTTCATCGTTGGTGGTTTCGCTTCCTGGACACACTCTGTCGGGGAAGACATGTATGAAGAAGTCAGTGCTGAGGGAAATGTAAAGGAAAACGAGAAAatggggaagaagaagaaaaacaagaagaagaagagcatTGCGGCGTAA
- a CDS encoding Acetamidase, putative (Similar to TIGR gene model, INSD accession AAW43506.1) produces the protein MTLDVIPSWSEVAAAKVAARDALIPDKWRIPATEALNVIDIPKTCGVLSSVEIEITETPAPKLVQKILSEELKSYDVTLAFCKRAAVAQQLTNCLTEIFFEEALRVAASVDAEYSKNKTSLGPLHGLPVSLKDNFYVEGVDTTVGFVAWANDPAKKQQESEMTQIMRECGAVLFCKTNVPTAMMIAESYNNVWGYTCNPYNRNCSSGGSSGGESALLAMKGSPLGVGTDIGGSIRIPASMCGLYSVKPSFGRFPTYGARSGLPGQEAIRSINGPMSTALESVKLWAKAVVDNKPWNRDPNMIPIPWREVEIPEKLCFGLITDNGIVKPTPPVTRALLETKAALEKAGHKVIEWSPYNAEEATALGARFFTGDGGAKIAQILALSGEPYPKGLESYRKRYEAMAEKPPLVGTLWEMQSDRVSYCKKNLEHWLASKDLTGTGRPFDGLISPVSMHSACPKMAFNDHVAYTLMWNIMDYSATTFPVSFVDAQLDKKPAYEPRNETEKKIWERYDSTEVVGAPVSLQLVCQRLEEEKALKLTEIIAKALVEVKA, from the exons ATGACTCTCGACGTCATCCCTTCCTGGTCCGAAGTTGCTGCTGCCAAGGTGGCTGCCAGAGACGCTCTTATCCCAGACAAATGGCGCATCCCTGCTACCGAAGCGCTGAATGTTATCGATATCCCCAAGACATGCGGTGTACTCTCTTCCGTAGAAATCGAAATAACAGAGACGCCCGCTCCCAAGTTGGTCCAAAAAATCCTTAGTGAGGAGTTGAAGAGCTATGACGTGACCCTTGCTTTCTGCAAGCGTGCAGCCGTTGCCCAGCAACTC ACCAACTGTCTTACCGAAATCTTCTTTGAAGAAGCGCTCAGAGTTGCTGCTAGCGTCGATGCCGAATATTCCAAGAACAAGACTTCTCTTGGTCCCCTTCACGGTCTGCCAGTTTCGCTCAAAGACAATTTTTACGTCGAAGGCGTTGACACAACTGTGGGATTTGTCGCCTGGGCTAATGATCCCGCCAAGAAGCAACAAGAGAGTGAAATGACCCAAATTATGAGAGAGTGCGGTGCTGTGCTCTTCTGCAAAAC CAATGTACCCACCGCCATGATGATCGCCGAGTCTTACAATAATGTGTGGGGCTATACATGCAACCCTTACAACCGCAACTGCTCGTCGGGAGGATCTTCTGGAGGAGAATCCGCTTTGCTTGCCATGAAAG GCTCCCCCCTTGGTGTTGGTACAGACATTGGTGGTTCTATTCGAATTCCCGCTTCTATGTGTGGTCTCTACAGCGTGAAACCTTCTTTTGGCCGTTTCCCAACCTATGGTGCACGCTCCGGTCTGCCGGGCCAAGAAGCAATCCGTTCGATTAATGGTCCCATGTCCACTGCGTTGGAAAGTGTGAAATTGTGGGCCAAAGCGGTAGTAGACAACAAACCTTGGAACAGAGACCCCAACATGATTCCTATCCCGTGGAGAGAGGTTGAGATACCTGAAAAGCTTTGCTTTG GGCTGATCACGGATAATGGGATCGTGAAGCCTACACCACCTGTTACCCGGGCATTGCTTGAAACAAAAGCAGCTTTAGAAAAGGCCGGTCACAAGGTTATCGAATGGTCACC ATACAATGCCGAGGAGGCTACAGCTCTTGGTGCTCGATTTTTCACCGGCGATGGTGGAGCCAAAATTGCCCAGATTCTGGCACTTTCGGGAGAGCCTTACCCCAAAGGACTTGAAAGTTACCGCAAGCGCTATGAGGCTATGGCAGAAAAGCCGCCACTCGTTGGAACCCTTTGGGAGATGCAGTCTGACAGGGTGTCCTACTGCAAAAAGAATCTGGAACACTGGTTGGCCAGCAAGGATTTGACCGGCACCGGTCGTCCTTTCGACGGGCTAATAAGTCCTGTCTCAATGCATTCAGCCTGTCCCAA GATGGCTTTCAATGACCACGTTGCATATACCTTGATGTGGAACATTATGGACTACTCTGCCACCACCTTTCCCGTCAGTTTTGTCGATGCTCAGCTTGATAAGAAGCCCGCATACGAGCCGCGAAATGAGACCGAGAAGAAAATTTGGGAACGAT ATGACTCAACTGAGGTCGTTGGTGCACCTGTGTCGCTTCAGCTAGTCTGTCAAAGActtgaggaagagaaagcTCTCAAATTGACAGAAATCATTGCCAAGGCTCTTGTTGAAGTTAAAGCATAG
- a CDS encoding ribosomal protein, putative (Similar to TIGR gene model, INSD accession AAW43517.1), producing the protein MPPQVKTKAQKAAAAMAGSKAGKKKKWSKGKVKDKANNAVVVDKAVYDRILKEVPTYKLISQSVLIDRMKINGSLARRAIAFLEKEGLIKRVVHHHAQLIYTRATAA; encoded by the exons ATGCCTCCCCAAGTTAAGACCAAGG CCCAAAAGGCCGCCGCCGCTATGGCCGGTTCCAAGGCCGG taagaagaagaagtggagCAAGGGCAAGGTGAAGGACAAGGCCAACAACGCCGTCGTTGTTGACAAGGCTGTCTA CGACCGAATCCTCAAGGAGGTCCCCACCTACAAGCTTATTTCTCAGTCCGTCCTCATCGACCGAATGAAGATCAACGGTTCCCTCGCCCGACGTGCCATCGCTTTCcttgagaaggagggtCTTATCAAGCGAGTTGTCCACCACCACGCTCAGCTCATCTACACCAGGGCGACTGCTGCTTAA